Proteins encoded within one genomic window of Formosa agariphila KMM 3901:
- a CDS encoding glycosyltransferase, which yields MRVLQLIDSLEAGGAERMAVTIANILVAEIDRSYICTTRGEGVLKNTISKHVGYLFLKRTKKLDLKALFKLLRFIKKENITIVHAHASSFFMGTLLKIVHPKINLIWHDHYGDSQFLNQRPKGILRFCSRFFTHILTVNKTLQIWDAKHLCCKQVELVKNFVIPYQGPKITTLKGASGKRILCLANLRAQKDHVTLLKSFKKVLKIYPDWSLHCVGKNFNDDYAASINDIVVDLRLKGHVYFYGSCTDTDNIISQADIGVLASKSEGLPLALLEYGLGGLAVVVTDVGDCGKVVSNDREGLLIQAESENELFQALELLIIDQKLRFQLGKGLEQTVALKFSKKVFLDQVLSIYQK from the coding sequence TTGAGAGTATTACAATTAATAGATAGTTTAGAGGCTGGTGGTGCCGAACGTATGGCCGTAACCATTGCAAATATACTGGTAGCTGAAATTGATAGGTCGTATATTTGCACAACACGAGGGGAAGGGGTCTTAAAAAATACAATTTCTAAACATGTGGGCTATCTGTTTTTGAAGCGGACTAAAAAATTAGATTTAAAAGCCCTTTTTAAATTATTAAGATTTATTAAAAAAGAGAACATTACTATTGTGCATGCGCATGCCTCGTCTTTCTTTATGGGCACGTTATTAAAAATAGTTCATCCTAAAATAAATTTAATTTGGCATGATCATTACGGTGATAGTCAGTTTTTAAATCAACGTCCGAAAGGTATATTGCGCTTTTGTTCGCGGTTTTTTACACATATTTTAACTGTAAATAAGACATTACAAATTTGGGATGCTAAACATTTATGTTGTAAACAAGTTGAGTTGGTGAAAAACTTTGTAATTCCTTATCAAGGTCCTAAAATAACAACATTAAAAGGAGCATCTGGAAAGCGAATTCTGTGTCTAGCAAACTTAAGAGCACAGAAGGATCATGTTACACTATTAAAATCATTTAAAAAGGTATTAAAGATATATCCAGATTGGAGTTTACATTGTGTAGGGAAAAACTTTAATGATGACTATGCTGCTTCTATTAATGATATTGTAGTAGATTTGAGGTTAAAGGGGCATGTCTATTTTTATGGGAGTTGTACAGACACAGATAATATAATCTCTCAAGCAGATATAGGTGTATTAGCTTCAAAGTCTGAAGGTCTACCATTAGCCTTGTTAGAATACGGTCTTGGTGGATTAGCAGTGGTTGTAACAGATGTCGGAGATTGCGGGAAAGTGGTATCGAATGATCGGGAAGGCCTCTTAATACAAGCAGAATCTGAGAATGAGTTGTTTCAAGCTTTAGAATTATTAATTATTGATCAGAAATTAAGATTTCAATTAGGTAAAGGTTTAGAACAGACCGTAGCTCTGAAATTTTCGAAAAAGGTGTTTTTAGATCAAGTTTTATCGATTTACCAGAAATGA
- a CDS encoding glycosyltransferase, with the protein MNNRTKKLLVVSLAPTILKDGKYWSYAPYVNEMDVWFKYAEEHRILAPFSYPEDVLIKPFSTETIERYYVPFFAFNSLVNVIKALVCMPLILFQMIRAMAWADHIHLRCPANVSLVACFVQILFPWKQKSAKYAGNWDPDSKQPWTYRLQQAILKNTFLTHNMKVLVYGKWPNTTKNIKPFYTATYTEEEKIPYQVKDYSKALIFVYAGMLVPGKQPLLAIQFIESLNNHGISSRLELFGDGPLRSNIEDYVSKNGLFNCVNIHGNQDKSVVKTTLLSAHFNILLSKSEGWPKAVAEGMFFGCIPVTTAVSCVAWMLGEGERGIIVPNHLDAAVSHFKAVYATSDLEAMSKNALCWSQQYTVDRFESDIEKLLGIKKS; encoded by the coding sequence ATGAATAATCGGACAAAAAAATTACTTGTAGTTTCTTTAGCTCCAACTATTTTAAAAGATGGAAAATATTGGTCTTATGCACCGTATGTTAATGAAATGGATGTTTGGTTTAAATACGCGGAAGAACATCGGATATTAGCTCCATTTTCTTATCCAGAGGATGTTTTGATAAAACCTTTTAGTACAGAAACTATAGAACGCTATTATGTACCTTTTTTTGCATTTAATTCTCTTGTGAATGTAATTAAAGCTTTAGTTTGTATGCCCTTGATTTTGTTTCAAATGATTCGGGCTATGGCTTGGGCCGATCATATACATTTACGTTGCCCTGCAAATGTAAGTTTAGTAGCATGTTTTGTTCAAATATTATTTCCTTGGAAACAAAAATCGGCTAAATATGCAGGGAATTGGGATCCAGATAGTAAACAGCCTTGGACGTATCGCTTGCAACAGGCTATACTTAAAAACACATTTTTAACCCATAATATGAAGGTTTTGGTGTATGGGAAATGGCCAAATACAACAAAAAACATTAAACCTTTTTATACTGCAACATATACAGAGGAAGAAAAAATACCATATCAAGTAAAAGATTATTCTAAAGCATTAATTTTTGTATATGCAGGGATGTTGGTACCCGGAAAACAACCTTTGTTAGCGATTCAGTTTATAGAGTCTTTAAATAATCACGGTATTTCCTCTCGCTTAGAACTCTTCGGCGATGGGCCATTAAGATCTAATATAGAAGATTATGTATCTAAAAATGGCTTGTTTAACTGTGTTAATATTCATGGGAATCAGGATAAGTCTGTGGTAAAAACGACATTGTTATCTGCACATTTTAACATCTTATTATCAAAGAGTGAAGGTTGGCCAAAAGCGGTAGCAGAAGGTATGTTTTTTGGTTGTATACCCGTAACAACAGCAGTATCCTGTGTCGCATGGATGCTTGGAGAGGGAGAACGTGGGATTATAGTTCCAAATCATTTAGATGCAGCTGTTTCTCATTTTAAAGCGGTGTATGCCACTTCAGATTTAGAAGCTATGTCTAAAAATGCTTTATGTTGGTCGCAACAGTATACTGTAGATCGCTTTGAGAGTGATATTGAAAAACTATTAGGTATTAAAAAATCATAA